Proteins encoded within one genomic window of Acinetobacter sp. YWS30-1:
- the trxC gene encoding thioredoxin TrxC, protein MIIVCPNCQAKNRVPEEKLTADPACGQCHQALVPLAPIELNEQNFSQFVTHSDLPILIDLWADWCGPCKMMAPHFAAVAKENPQVVFAKIDTEANPRLSSAFNVRSIPTLVLMNKTNEIARISGALRSSELQKWLDQQLNNAQS, encoded by the coding sequence ATGATCATTGTATGCCCGAATTGCCAGGCTAAAAATCGTGTGCCTGAAGAAAAATTAACGGCCGATCCAGCATGTGGTCAGTGTCATCAAGCTTTAGTTCCACTGGCGCCGATTGAGCTAAATGAACAGAACTTTAGTCAGTTTGTCACCCATAGTGATCTTCCCATCCTGATTGATCTATGGGCAGACTGGTGTGGTCCATGTAAAATGATGGCACCGCATTTTGCTGCTGTAGCAAAAGAAAATCCACAAGTGGTATTTGCTAAAATTGATACCGAAGCCAATCCGCGATTAAGCTCAGCATTTAATGTACGTAGTATTCCGACGCTGGTTTTGATGAATAAAACCAATGAAATTGCTAGAATAAGCGGTGCATTACGTTCAAGCGAACTACAAAAGTGGCTTGATCAGCAGTTAAATAATGCTCAATCCTAA
- a CDS encoding YajQ family cyclic di-GMP-binding protein, protein MPSFDIVSELEIFEVNHAVQNTQKEIATRFDFRGQDVSIELNEKNKEIKISTESDFQCEQVYTMLENHFFKRKVDIQALDPQKMTASGKNVVQVIKLKDGLDSDTAKKINKAIKESGIKVQSSIQGDKIRVTDKKRDTLQQVMAFLKEQQFGLPLQFNNFKD, encoded by the coding sequence ATGCCTTCTTTCGATATTGTTTCTGAATTAGAAATTTTTGAAGTAAATCATGCAGTTCAAAATACCCAAAAAGAGATTGCAACCCGCTTCGATTTCCGTGGACAGGATGTTTCTATTGAACTAAATGAAAAAAACAAGGAAATCAAAATTAGCACAGAAAGTGATTTCCAATGTGAGCAAGTGTATACCATGCTGGAAAACCATTTCTTCAAGCGTAAAGTGGATATTCAGGCGCTAGATCCACAAAAAATGACCGCTTCAGGCAAAAATGTAGTTCAAGTGATCAAGCTTAAAGATGGCCTTGACTCTGATACTGCGAAAAAAATTAATAAGGCCATTAAAGAAAGTGGTATTAAAGTGCAATCTTCAATTCAGGGTGACAAGATTCGTGTGACTGATAAAAAACGCGATACCTTGCAACAAGTGATGGCATTCCTGAAAGAACAACAATTCGGTCTGCCTTTACAGTTCAACAACTTTAAAGACTAA
- the mnmC gene encoding FAD-dependent 5-carboxymethylaminomethyl-2-thiouridine(34) oxidoreductase MnmC, with the protein MSHAIQTADLDWQLVDGIDVPVSKQFGDVYFSKDNGLLETRHVFLNGNELSTRLADLKPFAYFCVGETGFGTGLNILALWQLWQQVRPDNQSHLHAISVEKFPLSRADLVRALNAWPELKPLADQLISQYPMPIAGCHRLSFPEERFSLDLWLGDAHDVFPVIEKTAPVNAWFLDGFAPSCNPDMWEENVLNNIVRLSEIGTTFASFSVAGVLKRGLKQHGISISRPRGFGHKREMLKAIWNPVEENKGSETALEQEIAQKKIEPDLESLTRPRQIAVIGAGIAGLSAAWAFTQRGHQVTIYDQSAPLSGGSGNPLALLNPKLCPVEQSAEHLMTVAWQHALNHYQKFKAFRSIQVNQLALKNPQQLLGLADEYPEGILAAQTVKDQEMQTAFPSLKLLAAGAVSPHQLRDEILQHPLIQYKQAKISHIEAAEQPELFADQQSLGKFDHIVVCTARDTQQFFEHYPVLKPIRGQVSWVNNQDQPLNQDTAYSYGGYCMQLNAEQLILGASFYPGRDDAEVLIEDHVHNYELIHSVFPEYAQLLPSTETWQGRAAVRAQSQDYFPLLGKMKADEEIYSFAGLGSKGFLFAPLCSEILAAQILGEACPVPSNLVKKLDVTRFQKKVKAKKPYFKPQD; encoded by the coding sequence TTGTCGCATGCAATTCAAACTGCCGATCTGGATTGGCAATTGGTGGATGGCATTGATGTGCCTGTGTCCAAGCAATTTGGTGATGTGTATTTTTCCAAAGACAATGGATTGCTGGAAACCCGGCATGTCTTTTTAAATGGCAATGAACTTAGTACCCGTCTGGCCGATTTAAAACCTTTTGCATATTTCTGTGTCGGTGAAACGGGTTTTGGTACGGGTTTAAATATTCTGGCGTTATGGCAACTCTGGCAACAGGTTCGTCCGGATAACCAAAGCCATCTGCATGCGATTTCAGTAGAAAAATTTCCGCTTTCTAGAGCAGATTTAGTCCGTGCCTTAAATGCCTGGCCAGAATTGAAACCGCTAGCAGATCAACTCATCTCCCAATATCCAATGCCGATTGCCGGTTGTCATCGTCTCAGCTTTCCTGAAGAGCGTTTCAGTCTGGATCTGTGGCTGGGAGATGCACATGATGTCTTTCCTGTCATTGAAAAAACTGCACCTGTTAATGCCTGGTTTCTGGATGGATTCGCACCATCATGTAATCCAGACATGTGGGAAGAAAATGTTTTAAATAACATTGTGCGTTTATCCGAGATCGGAACGACTTTTGCTTCTTTTAGCGTTGCAGGTGTCTTAAAACGTGGTTTAAAACAGCACGGCATCTCTATTTCCCGTCCACGTGGATTTGGCCATAAACGTGAAATGCTGAAAGCGATCTGGAATCCTGTTGAAGAAAATAAAGGCAGTGAAACGGCTTTAGAACAGGAAATTGCTCAAAAAAAAATTGAACCCGATCTAGAGAGTCTTACCAGACCTCGTCAAATCGCTGTGATTGGCGCTGGAATCGCAGGTTTAAGTGCGGCATGGGCATTCACTCAACGTGGTCATCAAGTCACGATTTACGACCAGTCAGCGCCTCTTTCAGGCGGTTCCGGCAATCCCCTTGCCCTGCTTAACCCTAAACTGTGTCCAGTTGAGCAAAGTGCCGAACATCTGATGACTGTGGCCTGGCAGCATGCCTTAAATCATTATCAGAAATTTAAGGCTTTCCGCTCAATTCAGGTCAATCAACTCGCCTTAAAAAATCCTCAACAGCTTCTAGGATTGGCAGACGAATATCCCGAAGGAATTCTGGCTGCACAAACAGTAAAAGATCAGGAGATGCAAACTGCATTTCCAAGTTTAAAACTGTTAGCAGCTGGCGCAGTTTCACCCCATCAACTGCGTGATGAAATTTTGCAGCATCCTCTTATTCAGTATAAACAAGCCAAAATTAGTCATATTGAGGCTGCTGAACAACCTGAGTTATTTGCAGATCAGCAATCCTTAGGCAAGTTTGATCACATCGTTGTATGTACCGCACGTGATACCCAGCAATTCTTTGAACATTATCCAGTCCTGAAACCGATTCGCGGACAGGTCAGCTGGGTCAATAATCAAGATCAGCCCTTAAATCAGGATACTGCCTATAGTTATGGCGGCTACTGTATGCAACTCAATGCCGAACAACTCATTCTCGGGGCTTCATTCTATCCAGGCCGGGATGATGCAGAAGTCTTAATAGAAGATCATGTGCATAATTATGAACTTATCCACAGTGTCTTTCCTGAATATGCACAGTTATTACCATCTACCGAAACCTGGCAAGGTCGAGCGGCAGTACGCGCACAGAGTCAGGATTATTTTCCTTTACTCGGAAAAATGAAGGCAGATGAAGAGATTTACAGTTTTGCTGGTCTCGGCTCTAAAGGCTTTCTGTTTGCGCCATTGTGTAGTGAAATTCTGGCTGCCCAAATTTTGGGAGAAGCTTGCCCAGTACCTTCGAACTTGGTAAAGAAACTCGACGTGACACGTTTTCAAAAGAAGGTAAAAGCCAAGAAGCCTTATTTTAAGCCTCAAGATTAA
- a CDS encoding rhodanese-like domain-containing protein has protein sequence MIRKQEITTFEFPENAVIWDVRDASAYAEAHVKGAVNQPINDLSANSLTQVSADQPIYILCGGGSKAPRAAEKLEGFDSTREYVILMGGTRAARDAGMPLEQGA, from the coding sequence ATGATCCGTAAACAAGAAATTACAACATTTGAGTTCCCAGAAAATGCTGTAATCTGGGATGTACGAGATGCAAGTGCTTATGCTGAAGCACACGTGAAAGGGGCGGTCAATCAGCCCATTAACGATCTTTCAGCAAATAGCCTGACTCAGGTGTCAGCGGATCAACCGATTTACATTTTATGTGGTGGTGGGAGTAAAGCTCCACGTGCAGCTGAAAAGTTAGAGGGTTTTGACAGCACACGTGAATATGTCATTCTGATGGGTGGTACTCGTGCTGCTCGTGATGCAGGTATGCCACTGGAACAAGGTGCATAA
- a CDS encoding DUF4442 domain-containing protein yields MAKSNRLTRLVKATSRLPQGIRTALLSKTFGRVVPMVGSAKIRYQEISAAKVVVSMANHKAMQNHIGQIHACAMALLAETATGFVTAMNVPDSAVVLIKSLKVDFKRPTKGAMTAVATLTPEQQQLMQSSEKGETLVQVIVTDESGEAPIQCEMLWAWIAKNQLKPG; encoded by the coding sequence ATGGCAAAGAGCAACCGACTGACCAGACTGGTCAAAGCGACATCAAGATTACCGCAAGGTATACGTACTGCTTTATTAAGTAAGACCTTTGGCCGAGTGGTTCCAATGGTTGGCTCTGCCAAGATTCGCTATCAGGAAATCAGTGCAGCCAAAGTTGTGGTGAGTATGGCCAATCATAAGGCCATGCAGAACCATATCGGTCAGATTCATGCATGTGCGATGGCACTGCTGGCAGAAACAGCAACCGGCTTTGTGACTGCGATGAATGTACCTGACAGCGCAGTGGTTCTGATTAAAAGCCTAAAAGTGGACTTTAAGCGTCCAACCAAAGGTGCCATGACTGCGGTGGCTACGTTGACTCCTGAACAGCAGCAATTGATGCAAAGTTCAGAAAAAGGTGAAACGCTAGTACAAGTTATTGTAACTGATGAATCTGGTGAAGCACCGATTCAATGTGAAATGCTCTGGGCTTGGATTGCCAAGAACCAGTTGAAGCCAGGCTAA
- a CDS encoding acyl-CoA thioesterase, which produces MPADTNWSGDVFGGWIVSQMDLAGAIHAERFSKGRCATISINQMTFLVPVKVGDVISCYTKILKVGNTSIQMQIEVWDSHDNSRAPVRVTEGVFTFVAVDVKGNKRPIPDEAKQKFAESQQNS; this is translated from the coding sequence ATGCCTGCGGATACCAACTGGAGTGGAGATGTATTTGGTGGCTGGATTGTTTCACAAATGGACTTGGCGGGAGCAATTCATGCAGAGCGCTTTAGTAAAGGACGCTGTGCAACGATTTCGATTAACCAGATGACCTTCCTGGTTCCTGTGAAAGTCGGCGATGTCATTAGCTGCTATACCAAAATTCTAAAAGTCGGTAATACTTCAATCCAGATGCAAATCGAAGTATGGGACAGTCATGATAACTCACGTGCACCTGTACGCGTGACTGAAGGGGTATTTACCTTTGTCGCAGTGGATGTCAAAGGCAATAAACGTCCAATTCCAGATGAAGCAAAACAGAAATTTGCAGAATCTCAGCAGAACTCATAA